One segment of Methanoculleus taiwanensis DNA contains the following:
- a CDS encoding AbrB/MazE/SpoVT family DNA-binding domain-containing protein — MFHNHHCNHDNDEKKHIFGTVKVGERGQIVIPKEAREIFDIKPGDTLMVLGNEAHGIALVKADKFRRIAEKMLQIFEKSPEEPPEE; from the coding sequence ATGTTCCACAACCACCACTGCAACCACGACAACGACGAGAAGAAGCACATCTTCGGGACGGTCAAGGTCGGTGAACGCGGCCAGATCGTCATCCCGAAAGAGGCACGGGAGATCTTCGATATCAAACCCGGCGACACCCTGATGGTTCTCGGCAACGAGGCTCACGGGATCGCTCTCGTCAAGGCGGATAAGTTCCGCAGGATCGCTGAAAAGATGCTCCAGATCTTCGAAAAATCTCCGGAAGAACCTCCTGAAGAGTGA
- a CDS encoding PAS domain-containing sensor histidine kinase — protein sequence MKREFRPYNLYLTLGKVGVFTFALMSIYQAIKDYLYPDISLADSHIHTIIFTTVLATTAAYFALRKQQTLLTMLVAETNERQETEEALRKSEEKFRSIVEMANEGILQVDKRHVITYINQRMADMLGYSAPEMLGQPVTNLLFTEDLESHRSRMTQREQGLDDRYECRLRHRDGSDRWVMVSATAQKDGESRFAGSFAMFTDITERKQTEEALQRHTEDLARLHRQLGSANREANLYLDILTHDIRNTENVSNLYTDLLIETLDGDARTHTEKLQRSIRKSIEILGNVSTIRRIHQPSGGHKRMDLDEVIREEIAQFHRSIIHCDATRCQVLADDLLSEVFANLIGNAVKFGGPDVEVVIRTEEKDGFVRISVEDTGPGIPDADKQAVFHRYEQQKRGVGEGLGLYLVQVLIERYGGTIWAEDRVPGHPEAGAAFRFTLRTVAHGSPGKGV from the coding sequence ATGAAGAGAGAGTTCCGGCCATATAACCTTTATCTCACGCTCGGAAAGGTGGGAGTGTTCACATTCGCCCTGATGAGTATCTATCAGGCCATCAAGGATTACCTCTATCCCGATATCAGCCTCGCGGACTCGCATATTCATACCATTATCTTCACCACCGTGCTGGCCACGACCGCCGCATACTTCGCCCTTCGCAAACAGCAGACCCTCCTCACAATGCTGGTAGCCGAAACAAACGAGCGGCAAGAGACGGAAGAAGCCCTGCGGAAGAGCGAGGAGAAGTTCCGCTCCATCGTAGAGATGGCAAACGAGGGCATCCTGCAGGTTGACAAACGCCATGTGATCACCTACATCAATCAGAGAATGGCCGACATGCTCGGCTATTCGGCCCCGGAGATGCTCGGACAGCCGGTAACCAATCTTCTTTTTACGGAGGATCTCGAGAGCCACCGGAGCCGGATGACGCAGAGAGAGCAGGGTCTTGACGACAGATATGAATGCCGCCTCAGACACAGGGACGGCAGCGACCGGTGGGTCATGGTCTCTGCAACTGCTCAGAAGGACGGGGAGAGCAGGTTTGCCGGATCCTTTGCCATGTTCACCGATATCACCGAGAGGAAGCAGACCGAGGAGGCGCTCCAGCGCCATACGGAAGACCTTGCCCGACTCCACCGGCAGCTCGGCTCGGCGAACCGCGAGGCGAACCTCTACCTCGATATCCTCACCCACGACATTCGCAACACCGAGAACGTCTCGAACCTCTATACCGACCTCTTGATCGAGACCCTTGATGGGGATGCACGGACACACACGGAGAAACTGCAGCGAAGTATCCGGAAAAGCATTGAAATCCTGGGAAACGTATCCACGATCCGGCGGATTCATCAGCCATCGGGCGGGCACAAGCGCATGGATCTGGATGAGGTTATCCGCGAAGAGATCGCGCAATTCCACAGGAGCATCATCCATTGTGATGCGACCCGGTGCCAGGTTCTGGCCGACGACCTCCTCTCGGAAGTCTTTGCAAACCTGATCGGCAATGCCGTCAAGTTCGGCGGCCCCGACGTCGAAGTTGTTATCCGGACGGAAGAAAAAGACGGGTTCGTCCGGATCTCGGTCGAGGATACCGGCCCCGGGATCCCTGACGCGGATAAGCAGGCGGTCTTCCACCGGTACGAACAGCAGAAACGGGGCGTCGGTGAAGGACTCGGCCTCTACCTCGTGCAGGTGCTCATCGAGCGCTACGGCGGTACCATATGGGCGGAGGATCGGGTACCGGGTCATCCGGAGGCAGGGGCGGCGTTCCGGTTCACACTCCGGACGGTCGCCCACGGCAGCCCGGGAAAAGGCGTTTGA
- a CDS encoding ATP-binding cassette domain-containing protein: MPAIDVHNLTKSFDGLVAVDGISFAIESGEIFGLLGPNGAGKTTTISMLSTMQRPTSGTATVNGHDIVTEEDSVRKSIGIVFQDQSLDEELTAYENMDFHGRLYRIGGETRRQRIGELLTLVGLDDRKDDLVKTYSGGMRRRLEIARGLLHEPTVLFLDEPTLGLDPQTRNHLWEYIERLNNDKGITIILTTHYMEEADRLCDRVAFIDRGTIIAQGTPANLKASIGGDVITIASPDPDAITGLPNAPWVSGIEQHDDSVIIRLQDADRQIPGIVTAIHQKGIGITSLSVRKPTLEDVFLHYTGRTIREEEASGKEAMRMFHRAGRR, from the coding sequence ATGCCAGCGATAGACGTACATAACCTGACAAAGTCCTTCGACGGGCTCGTCGCCGTCGACGGCATCTCGTTTGCCATTGAGAGCGGCGAGATCTTCGGGCTGCTCGGCCCGAACGGAGCGGGAAAGACGACGACCATCTCCATGCTTTCGACGATGCAGAGACCCACCTCGGGCACGGCGACGGTCAACGGCCACGATATCGTGACCGAAGAGGACAGTGTCCGAAAGTCCATCGGCATCGTCTTCCAGGATCAGAGCCTGGACGAAGAACTGACGGCATACGAGAATATGGACTTCCACGGCCGCCTCTACCGGATCGGCGGTGAGACGCGCCGGCAGCGGATCGGCGAGCTCCTGACCCTCGTCGGGCTCGACGACCGGAAAGACGACCTCGTCAAGACCTATTCGGGAGGCATGCGCCGCCGCCTTGAGATTGCCCGGGGGCTGCTCCACGAGCCGACGGTGCTCTTCCTCGACGAGCCCACCCTCGGCCTCGACCCGCAGACGCGAAACCACCTCTGGGAATACATCGAGCGGCTGAACAACGATAAGGGCATCACCATCATCCTCACCACGCACTACATGGAGGAGGCCGACCGGCTCTGCGACCGGGTGGCGTTCATCGACCGCGGGACGATCATCGCGCAGGGCACCCCGGCGAACCTGAAGGCCTCGATCGGCGGCGACGTCATAACCATAGCCTCGCCCGACCCGGATGCAATCACCGGGCTCCCGAACGCACCGTGGGTCTCCGGGATCGAACAGCACGATGACTCGGTGATCATCCGCCTGCAGGATGCCGACCGGCAGATCCCCGGGATAGTGACCGCCATCCACCAGAAGGGGATCGGCATCACCTCGCTCTCGGTGAGGAAACCAACGCTCGAGGATGTCTTCCTGCACTATACGGGGAGGACGATCCGGGAGGAGGAGGCAAGCGGCAAAGAGGCGATGCGCATGTTCCACCGGGCCGGGAGGCGGTAG
- a CDS encoding class I SAM-dependent methyltransferase, translating into MAAPACNTTEKVFRMPDAHFRLMSLAFRIRDSIIPPERMLATFGVRKGMTVVDYGCGPGSYIKTVSDLVGPDGTVYAVDIHELAIESISQRIKQKGLANVIPTLAKGYDSGLPNSAADLVCALDMFFMIPDTDAFLAEIRRITKPDGVLIIDDGHQSREKTRSAIQTSGSWTIEEETRGYLRCRPVQPAIIQEAT; encoded by the coding sequence ATGGCCGCACCTGCATGTAACACCACAGAAAAGGTCTTTCGGATGCCCGACGCCCATTTCAGGCTGATGTCGCTTGCGTTCCGCATCAGGGACAGCATCATACCCCCGGAACGGATGCTTGCGACGTTCGGGGTCAGGAAGGGCATGACCGTCGTGGACTACGGCTGCGGACCGGGGAGCTACATCAAAACGGTCTCCGACCTCGTCGGCCCGGACGGCACCGTCTACGCCGTGGACATCCACGAACTCGCCATCGAATCAATCTCGCAGCGTATCAAGCAGAAAGGGCTTGCAAACGTCATTCCTACCCTGGCAAAGGGATACGATTCCGGCCTGCCTAACAGCGCCGCCGATCTCGTCTGCGCCTTGGATATGTTCTTTATGATCCCGGATACCGATGCATTCCTCGCAGAGATCCGGCGGATCACAAAGCCGGACGGCGTCCTGATCATCGATGACGGACACCAGTCACGGGAAAAGACACGGAGCGCTATCCAGACGTCGGGGTCATGGACGATCGAGGAGGAGACCCGTGGATACCTGCGGTGCCGGCCGGTGCAGCCCGCGATCATACAGGAGGCGACCTAG
- a CDS encoding PAS domain S-box protein — translation MVPDGACSAVISLLYVDDEPALLDVGKLFLERSGDIAVTTTANAPEALRLLDRGGFDAVVSDYQMPGMDGIDLLQHLRGRGDDIPFIIFTGRGREEVAVEALNSGADFYVQKGGDPKAQFTVLLHKIRHAVAGRRAEQELQRRHDALLLANEQLAAAEEEMRQQVEEIGAAQQALRESRNQYRGIFENTGSATIIIEQDMTISLANSAFERLSGFSRQEIEGTKRWTDFTHPDDLERMKRYHKSRRAGLPDVPNRYEFRFCDRSGEVKHIHLTVGIIPEADQSVASLVDITEQKRAGEERKILTRIVDAAPCSITVHDLEGRFLYANQRTYDLHGYTREELFAINLHDLDVPASADLIEPRMQQLQEMGEAVFEVAHRRKNGTTFPLLVHAQVVTWGETPAVLSVAEDITERKRAEQDLEESERRLSTLFSNLLGMAYRCRNDRDWTMEFLSDGAVDLTGYTPDEIVGSRKVVYGDLIHPDDRERIWQEVQAALAEQRPFQLVFRLITRDGEEKWVWEQGRGILNAGGELVALEGYITDITERMRFEERLREQTDAMETAIDGMAIFDADRNHIYMNRAYIGIYGYDSPGELIGRSWRVLYDTEELLRFERDILPAFVHAGNYRGTARGKKKDGSTFPAEVSLTALENGGLICVLRDITERKRAEEALQLANRKLHLLSAITRHDILNQVTALSGYLAFAQERSTDPEQLDYLRMLEKIAETIRQQIEFTRDCEQVGAAEPAWQSVSAVIARASSGELPVRCDLSGLAVYADRMLDKVFANLMDNTIRHGERATGVHVHCRPASEGVVIVWEDDGIGIPVNRKEKIFTRGVGRNRGYGLFLIREILAITGMTIRETGESGEGARFEITVPEGAYRFEGITE, via the coding sequence ATGGTTCCCGACGGGGCATGCTCGGCGGTCATCTCCCTTCTGTACGTCGACGACGAACCAGCCCTGCTCGATGTCGGGAAACTCTTTCTGGAGCGGTCAGGCGATATCGCCGTAACGACGACGGCGAACGCGCCCGAAGCGCTCCGGCTGCTCGACCGGGGCGGATTCGACGCCGTCGTCTCGGACTACCAGATGCCGGGGATGGACGGCATCGACCTCCTGCAGCACCTCCGGGGGCGGGGCGATGATATCCCGTTCATCATCTTCACCGGCAGGGGCCGGGAAGAGGTGGCCGTCGAGGCGCTCAACAGCGGCGCCGACTTCTACGTCCAGAAGGGCGGCGATCCGAAGGCGCAGTTTACCGTGCTCCTGCACAAGATCCGCCACGCCGTCGCCGGCAGGCGTGCCGAGCAGGAACTGCAGCGGAGGCACGATGCGCTGCTCCTCGCAAACGAGCAACTCGCCGCCGCAGAAGAGGAGATGCGTCAGCAGGTCGAGGAGATCGGCGCTGCACAGCAGGCACTGCGGGAGTCGCGGAACCAGTACCGGGGAATATTCGAGAACACGGGTTCGGCGACGATCATCATTGAGCAAGACATGACCATCTCCCTCGCGAACAGTGCATTCGAGCGTCTCTCCGGGTTTTCACGGCAGGAGATTGAAGGGACGAAACGGTGGACCGACTTTACGCACCCGGACGACCTGGAGCGGATGAAGCGCTATCACAAGAGCCGGAGAGCCGGCCTTCCGGACGTGCCGAACCGGTATGAATTCCGATTTTGCGACCGCTCCGGGGAGGTGAAGCATATTCATTTGACCGTCGGCATCATTCCGGAAGCGGATCAGTCGGTCGCCTCTCTCGTGGACATCACCGAACAGAAGCGTGCAGGTGAAGAGAGAAAGATCCTGACCCGGATCGTTGACGCCGCACCGTGCTCCATCACCGTGCACGATCTGGAGGGGCGATTCCTGTACGCCAACCAGCGCACATACGATCTGCACGGCTACACCAGAGAGGAGCTTTTCGCTATCAATCTGCACGACCTCGACGTACCGGCATCCGCCGACCTGATCGAGCCCCGGATGCAGCAGTTACAGGAGATGGGCGAAGCAGTCTTCGAAGTCGCACACCGGCGGAAAAACGGCACGACCTTTCCGCTCCTCGTGCACGCCCAGGTGGTCACCTGGGGCGAGACGCCCGCAGTCCTGAGCGTGGCCGAGGATATCACCGAACGAAAGCGGGCGGAACAGGATCTTGAGGAGAGCGAACGGCGTCTCTCGACCCTGTTTTCAAATCTTCTCGGGATGGCCTACCGCTGCAGAAACGACCGCGACTGGACGATGGAGTTTCTGAGCGACGGTGCGGTCGATCTAACCGGTTACACCCCGGATGAGATCGTCGGGAGCCGGAAGGTCGTCTACGGCGACCTGATCCACCCGGACGACCGCGAGCGGATCTGGCAGGAGGTGCAGGCGGCGCTGGCGGAGCAACGGCCTTTCCAGCTGGTCTTCCGCCTGATCACCCGGGACGGCGAGGAAAAATGGGTCTGGGAGCAGGGGCGCGGGATCCTCAACGCGGGCGGCGAGCTTGTCGCCCTCGAGGGCTATATTACCGACATCACCGAACGCATGCGCTTTGAGGAGAGGCTCAGAGAGCAGACGGATGCCATGGAGACGGCTATCGATGGCATGGCCATCTTCGACGCCGATCGGAATCATATCTACATGAACCGGGCTTATATCGGGATATACGGGTATGACAGTCCCGGAGAACTCATCGGGAGATCATGGCGGGTTCTGTATGATACCGAGGAACTCCTGCGGTTCGAGCGAGATATCCTGCCGGCGTTCGTTCACGCCGGGAACTACCGGGGCACCGCCAGGGGGAAGAAGAAAGACGGAAGCACGTTCCCCGCGGAGGTATCGCTCACTGCCCTCGAGAACGGGGGGCTGATCTGCGTCTTGCGGGATATCACCGAACGGAAACGGGCCGAAGAGGCACTGCAGCTCGCCAATCGGAAGCTTCACCTTCTCTCGGCGATCACCCGGCACGACATCCTCAACCAGGTGACCGCCCTTTCAGGATATCTCGCGTTTGCGCAGGAGCGGAGCACTGATCCTGAGCAACTCGACTACCTCCGGATGCTTGAGAAGATTGCAGAGACGATCCGGCAGCAGATCGAGTTCACCCGCGATTGCGAGCAGGTCGGTGCTGCGGAACCGGCGTGGCAGAGCGTCTCTGCGGTGATCGCACGGGCATCCTCCGGAGAACTGCCGGTCAGATGCGACCTTTCCGGGCTTGCCGTCTATGCGGATCGTATGCTCGACAAAGTCTTCGCAAATCTGATGGACAATACGATTCGCCACGGTGAGCGGGCGACCGGGGTACATGTGCACTGCCGCCCTGCGAGCGAAGGGGTCGTCATCGTCTGGGAGGACGACGGCATCGGGATACCTGTCAACCGGAAAGAGAAGATCTTCACACGCGGGGTCGGCAGGAACCGGGGCTACGGCCTGTTCCTGATACGCGAGATCCTTGCAATCACCGGGATGACCATCAGGGAGACGGGCGAGAGCGGCGAAGGTGCCCGGTTCGAGATAACCGTGCCGGAGGGCGCCTATCGGTTCGAGGGAATAACTGAGTAG
- a CDS encoding dihydrofolate reductase family protein: MHPNVIVHTTISLDTAFTGFAIDLERHYAVLMSFEPDAVLTGSASAAASIDAAPWRFPPEEASDRQRSTLRPGDRRPVGVFVDSGGVLKDRLHFFRRLEHIRDVIVLVADETPQEYLDYLAEREYPFIRCGRNRVDLRSAVRRLADEHALSCIVSDSGGALTGALLEEGIAGEISLIVSPGNRGRPAEKAV; the protein is encoded by the coding sequence ATGCACCCGAACGTCATCGTTCACACCACCATCAGCCTCGATACCGCGTTTACCGGTTTTGCCATCGACCTTGAGAGGCATTACGCCGTGCTGATGTCGTTTGAGCCGGATGCGGTTCTCACGGGGTCGGCTTCGGCAGCAGCGAGCATCGATGCCGCTCCGTGGAGGTTCCCTCCGGAGGAGGCGTCCGACCGCCAGAGATCCACCCTCCGTCCCGGTGACAGGCGTCCGGTCGGCGTCTTCGTCGACAGCGGGGGGGTGCTGAAAGATCGGCTGCATTTCTTCAGGCGACTTGAGCATATCAGGGATGTCATCGTCCTCGTCGCCGACGAGACGCCGCAGGAGTACCTGGACTATCTTGCGGAGCGGGAGTACCCGTTTATCCGCTGTGGCCGAAACCGCGTCGACCTCCGGAGCGCCGTCCGGAGGCTTGCGGACGAGCACGCCCTCTCGTGCATCGTCTCGGACAGCGGCGGCGCACTCACCGGCGCTCTTCTCGAGGAAGGCATTGCCGGTGAGATCAGCCTGATCGTGTCACCGGGGAATCGCGGGAGACCGGCAGAGAAAGCTGTTTGA
- a CDS encoding MarR family winged helix-turn-helix transcriptional regulator, producing the protein MIHNSGEAGSEAAATEIVDLIARLLNKAAAIEREPIDIGHGVLLHASEVHLIDAAGRHPDESVSEIASRLGITKGAVSQTVKKLEAKGYLERGGREGDRKTVVLHLTDRGREAFAWHRLYHETVNRRMAEEIAGFDQDAARNLRRVLEELEGMLESCPAVRKALTEQFLESKRKTPE; encoded by the coding sequence ATGATACACAATTCAGGTGAGGCGGGTTCGGAGGCGGCCGCGACCGAGATCGTGGATCTGATCGCCCGGCTCCTGAACAAAGCCGCGGCGATCGAGCGGGAGCCGATCGATATCGGGCACGGCGTCCTCTTACACGCCTCCGAAGTCCACCTTATCGATGCGGCCGGACGGCATCCGGACGAGAGCGTCTCGGAGATAGCGTCCCGGCTCGGCATCACGAAAGGCGCCGTTTCACAGACAGTGAAGAAACTCGAAGCAAAGGGCTACCTCGAACGGGGTGGCAGGGAGGGCGATAGAAAGACCGTCGTGCTGCACCTGACCGATCGGGGGCGGGAGGCGTTCGCGTGGCACCGGCTCTACCACGAGACCGTGAACAGGAGGATGGCCGAAGAGATCGCCGGATTCGATCAGGACGCCGCCCGAAATCTGCGGCGTGTCCTCGAGGAGCTCGAAGGGATGCTCGAATCCTGCCCTGCAGTGAGAAAAGCCCTCACGGAGCAGTTTCTGGAAAGCAAACGCAAAACCCCGGAGTAA
- a CDS encoding ABC transporter permease yields MDIVYTIWLRSIKRYLRSKSRIIGSLGMPLFFMLVLGFGLNSIVRIPGMEGDYMNFIIPGVVAMSVLFTSVFSGIQIIWDKQFGFLKETLVAPVSRLEIMLGQTLGGATTAVIQGLIIMVLALFIGLEPTGIAGFLIAVLFMALIGVLFTAFGIAIASRMEDMHGFQLIMNFVIFPIFGLSGALFPIDSLPGWLRPLTLANPLTYGVEGIRYGLSGTAQIHPLVSLAVLAGCAVLMTVVGAYLFRKIRI; encoded by the coding sequence GTGGATATCGTCTACACCATCTGGCTGCGGAGCATCAAGCGCTACCTGCGGTCGAAGAGCAGGATCATCGGCAGTCTCGGGATGCCGCTCTTCTTCATGCTGGTGCTCGGGTTCGGGCTGAACTCGATCGTCCGGATACCGGGCATGGAAGGGGACTACATGAACTTCATCATCCCCGGCGTCGTGGCGATGAGCGTCCTCTTCACCTCGGTCTTCTCCGGGATCCAGATCATCTGGGACAAGCAGTTCGGGTTTCTGAAAGAGACGCTGGTCGCCCCGGTCTCGCGCCTCGAGATCATGCTCGGCCAGACGCTCGGCGGAGCGACGACGGCGGTCATCCAGGGGCTGATCATCATGGTGCTTGCACTCTTCATCGGGCTCGAACCCACCGGGATTGCAGGTTTCCTGATCGCCGTTCTGTTCATGGCTCTGATCGGCGTGCTCTTCACCGCGTTCGGCATCGCGATCGCGTCGAGGATGGAGGATATGCACGGCTTCCAGCTCATCATGAACTTCGTGATCTTCCCGATCTTCGGACTCTCGGGAGCGCTCTTTCCCATCGACAGCCTGCCGGGCTGGCTGCGGCCGCTGACGCTCGCCAACCCCCTGACCTACGGCGTCGAGGGGATCCGCTACGGCCTTTCAGGGACAGCCCAGATCCATCCGCTCGTCAGTCTTGCCGTCCTCGCCGGGTGCGCCGTGCTCATGACCGTCGTCGGGGCGTACCTCTTCCGGAAGATCCGTATCTGA
- a CDS encoding rubredoxin, with amino-acid sequence MTMAMYQCSICGHIYDPKKGEPSETIPAGTAFEDLPNTWRCPVCLAEKDKFVTYEIPTFSRLSK; translated from the coding sequence ATGACCATGGCTATGTACCAGTGCTCCATCTGCGGGCACATCTATGATCCGAAGAAGGGCGAGCCGTCCGAGACGATACCGGCAGGAACCGCTTTTGAGGACCTGCCCAACACCTGGCGCTGTCCGGTCTGCCTTGCGGAGAAGGACAAGTTCGTCACATACGAGATTCCGACATTCAGCAGGCTCTCGAAATAA
- a CDS encoding GNAT family N-acetyltransferase, whose translation MTSDAQTNHDTADDGVSALPEYSMRPIEAGDQKAVIDLFNYYVENTFAAYPEQTVPYEFFDFFLAIAKDYPSVAVEDADGRLLGFGMLRPHSPIPAFAHTAEITYFIDPALTGKGLGSRMLGHLAQDGAKKGITCILAGISSRNAGSIRFHEKNGFTECGRFRNVGRKGGVAFDVVWMQKEI comes from the coding sequence ATGACTTCCGATGCACAGACAAACCATGACACCGCCGATGACGGGGTGTCCGCACTGCCGGAGTACTCGATGCGGCCGATCGAGGCCGGCGACCAAAAAGCGGTCATCGACCTCTTCAACTACTACGTCGAGAACACCTTCGCAGCATATCCCGAGCAGACAGTGCCGTATGAGTTCTTCGACTTCTTCCTCGCGATCGCGAAAGACTACCCTTCGGTTGCGGTAGAGGACGCCGACGGCAGGCTTCTCGGATTCGGGATGCTCCGGCCGCATAGTCCCATCCCCGCGTTCGCGCACACCGCCGAGATCACATACTTCATCGATCCGGCATTGACCGGGAAGGGGCTCGGGTCACGGATGCTCGGGCACCTGGCGCAGGATGGGGCAAAGAAGGGCATCACCTGTATCCTCGCCGGCATCTCGTCCCGCAACGCAGGGAGCATCCGCTTCCATGAAAAGAACGGGTTCACCGAATGCGGCAGGTTCAGAAACGTCGGCAGAAAGGGCGGCGTGGCCTTCGATGTCGTCTGGATGCAGAAGGAGATCTGA
- a CDS encoding helix-turn-helix transcriptional regulator, protein MEDPGLIEIYGEFCDDIQAIFRSGILTQILIALYSGEQTLADLRTITGSSSQTLIPRIRQLESLHYVESKPGRCALTPLGEIVVDEIGHLVRLMAGIHKHGDFWVTHDIASIPEPFRKSLGDLYDATVIRAVAENILNVHTQFLQILNRAEWIHAVSSITTPNLAEVLRNLALRGTPIELVVPESLAEKLLSPPYADMKGDLVGIDTFALYVSPEPFQLGMTATDSYLSLGLYKRGTEIYDLDSDLVSSDPRALLWGEQLFQHYKAGAKKFCLE, encoded by the coding sequence ATGGAAGATCCTGGCTTAATTGAGATCTACGGGGAGTTCTGTGATGATATTCAGGCCATCTTCCGATCGGGAATCCTTACGCAGATCTTGATCGCCCTCTACAGCGGGGAGCAGACCCTTGCCGATCTGCGAACGATCACCGGCAGTTCTTCTCAGACCCTCATTCCCCGGATCCGGCAGCTTGAGTCACTTCACTATGTCGAGTCGAAACCCGGCAGATGCGCGTTGACGCCGCTCGGGGAGATTGTGGTGGATGAGATCGGGCACCTCGTCCGGTTAATGGCCGGTATCCATAAGCACGGGGATTTCTGGGTCACCCATGACATTGCCTCTATCCCCGAACCGTTCCGGAAGAGTCTCGGAGACCTCTACGACGCGACGGTCATCCGTGCCGTCGCGGAGAATATCCTCAATGTACACACGCAGTTTCTGCAGATCCTCAACCGGGCGGAATGGATACACGCAGTATCATCGATAACGACTCCCAATCTTGCCGAGGTGCTCCGAAACCTCGCTTTAAGGGGCACGCCTATCGAACTGGTCGTCCCCGAGTCCCTTGCCGAGAAACTGCTGAGCCCGCCCTATGCGGATATGAAAGGCGATCTGGTCGGTATCGATACGTTCGCACTGTACGTATCTCCCGAACCCTTTCAGCTCGGAATGACCGCCACCGATTCTTATCTCTCTCTTGGCCTCTATAAACGGGGTACTGAGATATATGACCTTGACTCCGACCTTGTCAGCAGCGATCCACGGGCGCTCTTGTGGGGAGAGCAGCTCTTTCAGCATTATAAGGCAGGAGCAAAGAAATTCTGCCTCGAGTGA
- a CDS encoding GNAT family N-acetyltransferase, producing the protein MARLIRFDELDGLLRLYRILHPEDPVCTDAARLESLWREICDDPNLFCIVHEEDGMPVSSCTLAVIKNLTRGFRPYGLIENVITHPGYRRRGYGTEVLHEAIRIARERDCYKVMLLTGAKDEGTLRFYENAGFSRGVKTGFVISL; encoded by the coding sequence ATGGCCCGACTTATCCGCTTCGACGAACTGGACGGCCTGCTCCGGCTGTACCGGATTCTGCACCCGGAAGATCCGGTCTGCACCGATGCCGCCCGCCTGGAGTCGCTCTGGCGTGAGATATGCGACGACCCAAACCTCTTCTGCATCGTTCACGAAGAAGACGGCATGCCGGTCTCGTCGTGCACCCTCGCCGTCATTAAGAACCTCACGCGGGGATTCCGACCATATGGACTGATCGAGAACGTCATCACGCACCCCGGGTACCGGCGCAGGGGCTACGGGACAGAGGTGCTGCACGAGGCGATCCGTATTGCACGGGAGCGGGACTGCTACAAGGTGATGCTCCTGACGGGGGCGAAGGATGAAGGCACTCTCCGGTTCTACGAGAACGCCGGCTTTTCGCGGGGGGTCAAGACGGGTTTTGTCATCTCCCTGTAA